The proteins below come from a single Cannabis sativa cultivar Pink pepper isolate KNU-18-1 chromosome 3, ASM2916894v1, whole genome shotgun sequence genomic window:
- the LOC115711446 gene encoding uncharacterized protein LOC115711446, whose amino-acid sequence MYSCPLSSDSQERIIESLKDKLVCTMLELESAKKELKQEKEKTQKVARKFLHLNKVALQEKYEAQKQRDEVRNQLHILIKASTSSDYDNISINTAHTQPYYAAAATTEAPTLTSSSSSTTRLEKQPQVVGMEIISNNRSRRSKMRKRMSDNESFVCNSLIEEGIYDKPLPKKGRLLQAVVEAGPLLQTLLIAPLPQWNNPPTPITTLPMPLPLPVFQDSIIANLPY is encoded by the exons aTGTATTCTTGCCCATTGAGTTCTGATAGTCAAGAG AGAATTATTGAATCGCTGAAAGACAAGCTTGTGTGTACCATGTTGGAATTGGAATCAGCAAAAAAGGAGCTAAAACAGGAGAAAGAGAAAACCCAAAAGGTAGCAAGGAAATTTCTTCATCTCAATAAAGTAGCTTTGCAAGAAAAATATGAAGCACAAAAACAAAGGGATGAAGTAAGAAACCAGTTGCATATCCTAATAAAAGCTAGCACATCATCAGATTATGACAACATATCAATCAACACCGCACACACCCAACCGTACTATGCTGCTGCAGCAACAACAGAAGCCCCTACTTTAACAAGCAGCAGTTCCAGCACTACAAGGTTGGAAAAACAGCCTCAGGTGGTGGGCATGGAAATTATAAGCAACAACAGGAGCAGAAGGAGTAAAATGAGGAAGAGAATGAGTGATAATGAATCTTTTGTGTGTAATAGTCTTATAGAAGAAGGGATTTATGATAAACCATTGCCCAAGAAAGGGAGGCTTTTGCAGGCTGTGGTTGAAGCTGGGCCATTGCTTCAAACACTTCTTATTGCCCCTCTTCCTCAATGGAACAATCCTCCAACACCCATTACTACACTGCCTATGCCTCTGCCTCTGCCTGTTTTTCAAGACTCAATAATTGCTAATTTGCCATATTAA